The following coding sequences are from one Triticum aestivum cultivar Chinese Spring chromosome 5A, IWGSC CS RefSeq v2.1, whole genome shotgun sequence window:
- the LOC123107961 gene encoding zinc finger A20 and AN1 domain-containing stress-associated protein 7: MAHHASAATAQKRKCPNGETAGMCAGGCGFFGAAATGNMCSKCYKDHLLAASTAPPEKKAKMAVSVASADAAVKVEPSVASAKLPAVRASRCAACRKKVGLLGFLCRCEGTFCSVHRYSDKHDCGFDYKTAGQERIAKHNPLVVADKMTGRI, from the coding sequence ATGGCGCACCACGCATCGGCGGCGACGGCGCAGAAGCGGAAGTGCCCCAACGGGGAGACGGCCGGCATGTGCGCCGGCGGCTGCGGCTTCTtcggcgccgccgccaccggcaaCATGTGCTCCAAGTGCTACAAGGATCACCTTCTCGCCGCCTCGACCGCGcctccggagaagaaggccaagatggCCGTCTCCGTCGCGTCAGCCGATGCTGCAGTCAAGGTCGAACCCTCCGTGGCGTCCGCGAAGCTGCCGGCGGTGAGGGCGAGCCGGTGCGCGGCGTGCCGCAAGAAGGTGGGGCTGCTGGGCTTCCTGTGCCGCTGCGAGGGCACCTTCTGCAGCGTGCACCGCTACTCGGACAAGCACGACTGCGGATTCGACTACAAGACCGCCGGCCAGGAGCGAATCGCCAAGCACAACCCGCTCGTGGTCGCGGACAAGATGACCGGAAGGATCTGA